From the genome of Azospirillum brasilense, one region includes:
- a CDS encoding acyl-CoA dehydrogenase family protein: MDFSLPPPIEEFRRRVRAFVEERILPLEADPASYDAHENIAPALLERLRGEVKSAGLWAPQMPTACGGQGLGIVGMAAAYEEMNRSIFGPVCFNCAAPDDGNMQLLNKVATEAQKERWLQPIVDGTVRSAFVMTEPHPGGGSDPSMMKTRAERKGDRWVISGHKWFITGAGEAQHFILIARTSDDARKGLTAFLFDKDQPGWEIVRRIPIMGPEEHGGHCELRFDGLEVSDENVLMNIGDGLKATQIRLGPARLTHCMRWTGLSKRAMEIAAAYVRERESFGTTLAGHEGVQWMMGDVAMQIEIGRLLVMKAAWQLDRGDFARKEVSMAKVHVADTLHKAVDTAIQLCGARGYSKDTALEWMYRYARQARLVDGASEVHKMVLARFYMDEGDGFWAWG, translated from the coding sequence ATGGATTTCAGCCTGCCCCCGCCGATCGAGGAGTTCCGCCGCCGCGTGCGCGCCTTCGTGGAGGAGCGCATCCTGCCGCTGGAAGCGGACCCGGCCTCCTACGACGCGCACGAGAACATCGCGCCCGCCCTGCTGGAGCGCCTGCGCGGGGAGGTGAAGTCCGCCGGGCTGTGGGCGCCGCAGATGCCGACGGCGTGCGGCGGGCAGGGGCTGGGCATCGTCGGCATGGCCGCGGCCTACGAGGAGATGAACCGCTCCATCTTCGGGCCGGTCTGCTTCAACTGCGCCGCCCCCGACGACGGCAACATGCAGCTTCTCAACAAGGTGGCGACCGAGGCGCAGAAGGAGCGCTGGCTCCAGCCCATCGTCGACGGGACGGTGCGCTCCGCCTTCGTGATGACCGAGCCGCATCCCGGCGGCGGCTCCGACCCCTCGATGATGAAGACGCGGGCGGAGCGGAAGGGCGACCGCTGGGTGATCTCCGGCCACAAATGGTTCATCACCGGGGCGGGCGAGGCGCAGCATTTCATCCTGATCGCCCGCACCTCCGACGACGCGCGCAAGGGGCTGACCGCCTTCCTGTTCGACAAGGACCAGCCCGGCTGGGAGATCGTCCGCCGCATCCCGATCATGGGGCCGGAGGAGCATGGCGGCCATTGCGAGCTGCGCTTCGACGGGTTGGAGGTCTCCGACGAGAACGTCCTGATGAACATCGGCGACGGGTTGAAGGCCACGCAGATCCGCCTCGGCCCGGCGCGGCTGACCCATTGCATGCGCTGGACCGGCCTGTCGAAGCGGGCCATGGAAATCGCCGCCGCCTATGTGCGCGAGCGCGAGAGCTTCGGCACCACGCTCGCCGGTCACGAGGGCGTGCAGTGGATGATGGGCGACGTCGCCATGCAGATCGAAATCGGGCGGCTGCTGGTCATGAAGGCGGCGTGGCAGCTCGACCGCGGCGATTTCGCCCGCAAGGAGGTGTCGATGGCCAAGGTCCATGTCGCCGACACGCTGCACAAGGCGGTGGACACGGCCATCCAGCTCTGCGGGGCCAGGGGCTATTCGAAGGACACGGCGCTGGAGTGGATGTACCGCTACGCCCGGCAGGCCCGGCTGGTGGACGGGGCGTCGGAAGTCCACAAGATGGTCCTGGCGCGATTCTACATGGACGAGGGCGACGGCTTCTGGGCCTGGGGGTGA
- a CDS encoding phosphotransferase family protein, with protein sequence MGALIDGESRPRLESWLAGATGATRVSVADEGTLGGGAISLNLAVTLDIDGGPRAGRHACVLRAQPGGAAVASGMKASISKAQEFAALRAAFGAGVAAPEPIAACGDPAVLGADFYIMRRAEGIGAGHKVVKADQPQRGLARELGRQLGRLHKAGPDTPGLEDLPVPAASPALDCVHTYRDWLGDLALRDAVLAWGLRWLEIHAPPPGDLVLCHRDYRTGNYLVKDGGLTAILDWEFAGFSDPMEDLGWFCARSWRFGRHDREAGGLAGREDFYAGYEETSGRRVDPQAVAYWETAAYMRWAAIAVLQERRHTSGEEPSLELALTGRMLPEIELDLLRHIHGLGLTASAPAAVGAEPSGDAGEERVA encoded by the coding sequence ATGGGCGCACTGATCGACGGGGAAAGCCGGCCGCGGCTGGAATCGTGGCTGGCCGGGGCGACCGGCGCGACGCGCGTGTCGGTGGCCGACGAAGGCACCCTCGGCGGGGGAGCCATCTCGCTCAACCTTGCGGTGACTCTGGACATCGACGGCGGGCCTCGGGCCGGGCGGCACGCTTGTGTGCTGCGCGCCCAGCCGGGTGGCGCGGCGGTGGCGTCCGGCATGAAGGCCAGCATCTCCAAGGCTCAGGAATTCGCCGCGCTGCGCGCTGCCTTCGGCGCCGGGGTGGCGGCGCCGGAACCCATCGCCGCCTGCGGCGACCCGGCGGTTCTCGGCGCCGACTTCTACATCATGCGCCGCGCCGAGGGCATCGGCGCCGGGCACAAGGTGGTGAAGGCCGACCAGCCGCAGCGCGGCCTCGCCCGCGAGCTTGGCCGGCAGTTGGGCCGCCTGCACAAGGCCGGGCCGGACACGCCGGGGCTGGAGGACCTGCCGGTTCCGGCCGCGTCGCCGGCGCTCGACTGCGTCCACACCTACCGAGACTGGCTGGGTGATCTGGCGCTGCGCGACGCCGTTCTGGCCTGGGGCCTGCGCTGGCTGGAGATTCACGCGCCGCCGCCGGGCGATCTGGTGCTGTGCCACCGCGACTACCGCACCGGGAACTATCTGGTGAAGGACGGCGGGCTGACCGCCATCCTGGACTGGGAGTTTGCGGGATTCAGCGATCCCATGGAGGACCTGGGCTGGTTCTGCGCCCGCTCCTGGCGGTTCGGGCGCCACGACCGCGAGGCGGGCGGGCTGGCCGGGCGGGAGGATTTCTACGCCGGCTATGAGGAGACGTCGGGCCGCCGGGTGGACCCGCAGGCGGTCGCCTATTGGGAAACCGCCGCCTACATGCGCTGGGCGGCCATCGCGGTCCTGCAGGAGCGCCGCCACACTTCCGGCGAGGAGCCGTCGCTGGAGCTGGCTTTGACCGGGCGGATGCTGCCGGAGATCGAGTTGGACTTGTTGCGCCACATCCATGGGCTGGGGCTGACGGCCTCCGCCCCGGCGGCGGTCGGTGCCGAACCGTCCGGCGATGCCGGCGAAGAAAGGGTCGCCTGA
- a CDS encoding DUF6285 domain-containing protein, with protein sequence MRTSPDAQELLSIVAETFRTDLLPHIPPAQRYTALMIANALGIVQRELAGADEAGHAMLAALALLYGEDADDSLSGADLRRRVEALQHRLCIEIAAGDFDHDGQDVLMECLEEIVQARLGIANPKLLRG encoded by the coding sequence ATGCGCACCAGCCCCGACGCCCAGGAATTGCTGAGCATCGTCGCGGAGACCTTCCGCACCGACCTGCTTCCCCACATTCCACCGGCACAGCGCTACACGGCGCTGATGATCGCCAACGCGCTCGGCATCGTGCAGCGCGAACTGGCCGGCGCGGACGAGGCCGGCCACGCCATGCTGGCGGCGCTGGCCCTGCTCTACGGCGAGGACGCCGACGACAGCCTGTCCGGCGCCGACCTGCGCCGGCGGGTGGAGGCACTTCAGCACCGGCTGTGCATCGAGATCGCCGCGGGCGACTTCGATCACGACGGCCAGGACGTGCTGATGGAATGCCTGGAGGAGATCGTCCAGGCCCGGCTGGGCATCGCCAACCCGAAGCTGCTGCGGGGGTAA
- a CDS encoding ferritin-like domain-containing protein, translating to MVTTLCDAAVAVLTTAAPLEKVRLTRDYAAAWRDGLITEFGSLAPPERPARPERPPLMLPRDMPKRGRGGSAQNRVALLHALAHIELNAIDLAWDIVCRFVGEGMPKGFTDDWVQVADDEARHFQMLEERLNQLGAGYGELPAHDGLWQAATTTAHDLAARLAVVPMVLEARGLDVTPETVRRLAEFGDAESAALLQVIHDEEITHVAAGRRWFGHLCAKRGVDPVETWQDLVKRYFRGGLKKPFNVTSRQAADFGPEFYEPIAE from the coding sequence ATGGTGACGACTCTGTGTGATGCGGCCGTCGCGGTGCTGACCACCGCGGCGCCGCTGGAGAAGGTGCGCCTGACGCGGGACTACGCCGCGGCGTGGCGCGATGGCCTCATTACCGAGTTCGGCTCTCTGGCCCCGCCGGAGCGCCCCGCCCGTCCGGAGCGTCCGCCGCTGATGCTGCCCCGCGACATGCCCAAGCGCGGGCGCGGCGGCAGCGCGCAGAACCGCGTCGCCCTGCTTCACGCGCTGGCCCACATCGAGCTGAACGCCATCGACCTCGCCTGGGACATCGTGTGCCGCTTCGTCGGGGAAGGGATGCCGAAGGGCTTCACCGACGATTGGGTGCAGGTCGCCGACGACGAGGCCCGGCACTTCCAGATGCTGGAGGAGCGGCTGAACCAGCTCGGTGCCGGCTATGGCGAGTTGCCGGCCCATGACGGGCTGTGGCAGGCCGCGACCACCACCGCCCACGACCTCGCCGCCCGGCTGGCCGTGGTGCCGATGGTGCTGGAGGCGCGCGGGCTCGATGTGACCCCGGAAACCGTCCGCCGCCTGGCCGAGTTCGGCGACGCGGAGAGCGCTGCCCTGCTCCAGGTCATCCACGACGAGGAGATCACCCACGTCGCCGCCGGACGGCGCTGGTTCGGCCATCTCTGCGCCAAGCGCGGCGTGGACCCGGTGGAGACGTGGCAGGATCTGGTGAAGCGGTATTTCCGCGGCGGCCTGAAGAAGCCCTTCAACGTGACCAGCCGCCAAGCCGCCGACTTCGGCCCGGAATTCTACGAGCCGATCGCGGAGTGA
- the cysQ gene encoding 3'(2'),5'-bisphosphate nucleotidase CysQ, which yields MTDTAAASLLPKVRTIAHEAGQVILRFYNDGIDAATKVDGSPVTQADLAAEHVITPALHHIAPGIPVVAEEAVAAGHRPDISGGRFWLVDPLDGTKEFISRNGEFTVNIALIEGGRPVLGVVYAPATGDLYAACGAGTAVHWVEGRHDYPIQVRKPPPDGLTVVASRSHGSGSELESFLAGYTVKNRVTCGSSLKFCTVASGKADLYPRFGPTSEWDTAAGHAILAAAGGRVEQPDGSPFLYGKADILNPHFVAYGW from the coding sequence ATGACCGACACCGCCGCGGCGAGCCTGCTGCCCAAGGTGCGGACCATCGCCCACGAAGCGGGTCAGGTGATCCTGCGCTTCTACAACGACGGCATCGACGCCGCCACAAAGGTCGACGGCAGTCCGGTCACCCAGGCCGATCTGGCCGCCGAGCATGTCATCACCCCGGCCCTGCACCACATTGCTCCCGGCATCCCGGTGGTGGCGGAGGAGGCCGTGGCCGCCGGGCACCGGCCGGACATTTCTGGCGGACGCTTCTGGCTGGTCGATCCGCTGGACGGAACCAAGGAATTCATCAGCCGCAACGGCGAGTTCACCGTCAACATCGCCCTGATCGAGGGCGGGCGTCCGGTTCTGGGCGTCGTCTACGCGCCGGCCACGGGCGATCTCTACGCCGCCTGCGGAGCGGGCACCGCCGTCCATTGGGTGGAAGGCCGCCATGACTATCCGATCCAGGTCCGCAAGCCGCCCCCCGACGGCCTGACCGTGGTCGCCAGCCGCTCCCACGGCAGCGGCAGCGAGCTGGAGAGCTTTCTGGCCGGCTATACGGTGAAAAACCGGGTGACCTGTGGCAGTTCCTTGAAGTTCTGCACGGTGGCGTCGGGCAAGGCCGACCTCTACCCCCGCTTCGGCCCGACCAGCGAATGGGACACCGCCGCCGGCCACGCCATCCTCGCCGCCGCCGGTGGGCGGGTGGAGCAGCCTGACGGTTCACCCTTCCTCTACGGCAAGGCCGACATCCTGAACCCCCATTTCGTTGCGTATGGATGGTGA